AACCCACTTGGATGTGTCATATCTGATGAGTTGTTGACCAGCATCTGTGAACTGTGtaaggaaaaaaatgtatacTTGCATTGCGATGAAGTTTACAGGCCAATATTTCATTCTTTGCCCTCTGGAGTAACCACCCCACGGAGTGCAGCACAGATATACGACAATGCAGTTGTTTCAGGGTCTATGTCCAAGGCGTTCTCTCTCGCTGGTATACGTTTGGGATGGATAGTGAGTAAGAATGCCAAGCTTCTACGTGATGCAGCTTCCAGGAGGGACTACAATACGATATCTGTGAGTATGGTTGATGACGCAGTAGCACAGTATGCTCTGAAGAACTGCGATGCTATTGTAAAACGCAACTATGAGTTGTGTTTGGagaatttgaagattctTGATAAGTTCATGGATGGAAACGCGGATATTTTCCAGTACGTTTGTAAACCTCAAGCGGGCACCGTTTGTCTTATCAAAGTTTCGCAGATCGAGGACACGTTGTCATTTGCCAAGTTTCTCGCAGAAGAATACAGTGTGTTGACCGTACCCGGTGAGACCTTCGACTTTCCTGGCACTCTCAGAATAGGGTACGCTAATGATACGAAGGACTTACAGGAGGGACTACCGCTGCTAAAGAGTGCATATACCAATTGGCTCGCTCGTGAAACCGTTGACGGGAATTGAACAAGCATAAATATTAATACATAATTAAGTGTAACGGTTCAAATACAGTTATATAAGAACTTTGTCCTCAATTATTCCAGTTTATGGTGGAAAAAAGTCTGATCATTTATAATGCTGTAGAAGTTTGCCTTTTCCAATGGTGTCGTGTCGTATAGGTCTCTGCATTCTATAATCTTCAACTCCGCGCTCTTCATTCCCTTTACACTACCCATTTTGCCCTTAACATCCCCACTGGAGAGCGCTTTCGTGACATGGAGGACTCTTTGAATGACATTTATTACGTCGTTGATTTGATCCTCAAAACTAGGCAGAGACGACTCGTTCTGTAACATCTTGAAAACTCGATCTACTATCAACGCTGAAAAAAGGTCACCGACACCGGTAAAATACGAATCTATCAGTGGTATATGGAATATCCTTGCCTGCTCGTTACGCATCGATGCGACACAATATATGTAGCCATCATCGTTAAATATTTTTGGAGTACAGGACGTTACTATGATGATCGGTATACTCTCATGAAGGAAGGACAACGCAGATTGTAAGTCCGACAACGAGTTAATCTTTTTTCCGCACAATATCTCCAGTTCAAACTGATTTGGGGTTATGATGTCAACCCCGCTATCCGAAGACAATGCAAGTTCTCTGTACTTCGGTATCACATCCTCATTGACGTACAATTCTCCCTCGTCACCCATAACCGGATCCATCAGCCACAGAGTGTTCGGATTGTCTCTCTTAAATTTAGAGTAGTGTCTCCCCATGCACTCGACAGACTCGGCATTGGGAAGGTAGCCGGACAAAAGTGCATCGTAGTCCTTTGAGAACTCCTGGAACAAACCGGACAACAGTTGATTCAATTGATCTTGAGTCGTAATCGTCCCAAAAACTTTGTCCATACCATATCCAGTGTGGTTAGAAAACTGAACTGTGTTACAACAGTCGACATCCCACCCGAGACACTGCAGCGGGAATGTAGCTGCTTTGTTGCCGACGTACCCATGCACAACGTGAGACTGGGTAGCAAGTAATCTGGGCATTACTTTTGTTTAGTGGTCTATATGGAAGAAAGAATGCAGTGATGACAGAATGCAGTCGTAGCAGAATGCTAAAAGGGTCGGCACCTTTTTATAGAGGTAATGCAGCGTATTTTGGGTGTGGGTTAGTCATAGCACCCATTCTTCTTTAGAGACTGTCGTGcttaattttttcttggacTGTCGGAATTTGAATCTTCCTGAATTTTTAACGTTGTGATAAGCGACGGAAACTTTTGGCGCAAGATCCGATAACATCATAAAGTGCGGTGAGAATGGGTCGTGGGAAGTAAAATTCTTATAGGAATAGCTGTAGAaaccgttgttgttggcACCTAAAAAATATTATGCGGTGAAGCACGCTAGAGAAAAGCAGGATCGGTTTTGTGGGCGAGTAACTGAATGTACAACCACATCTGATATTGGCAAGCATTGGACCCACTAGTAACTTCATTGCGTGTTCATAGTTCCAATTTTTAACTTGTGGATCTGCTTTGCCCCAAGTGTACTTGACAGGTATGCGTTTTTTCAAATAGCGTGTGTGCGCTGTGGACTAAGACATCGTTTCTTTTATGGTAGCAGCTAAAGGTTCTTGTTTTTGCACCATCAGCCAAGGGGTACTATCCTTCTTATTTCTTTCAAGGAACGCCGTCAGGGGGGTGTATTTGATGCCTCGTGCGTGTCGTATGCCAATTCCAAAAGATgaatttttctttcattcCCAACATCTATCTTAACCGGAAAATGGATTACTCCAATGTTCCTTTCTTACTACTTCAAATATCTTTACAGACATTTGGCTGTAATGGATGTCCAGCTTAAAACTCACCTTTTTTGTGGTGTGGTGCGATATGTCTAAACAGCTCACTGACCGTTAGTAGCACTTTATAATTGAAGCACGGTCTTGGTACCAAAGGCACATATTATTCCCAACTGATTATATACTTTTCCGTTTATATGTCTACATGTGAAGATCCTTTTTAACCGGCCGAGGGTCTTCCAGATCGTTTCACGAAACATAATTTTTATAGCTCTTATAAATATCTGTTAATAGTTATTTTCGTAAAATTTGAGGGCGTGTGGTCTAGTGGTATGATTCTCGCTTTGGGCGATTCTTAGGTACACCTGAGAAAAATCACTTAAACATGTGAGAGGTCCTGGGTTCAATTCCCAGTATGCCCcaaattatttttttgttgtcaATTACTGTGAACGGCAATTGTAGGTCACCAACGCAACTGCGTCGTTCATACCTCTTCAGTCTACACCATCAGCCTATATACAACCACACACCGGAAAATCCCAGAACTATCAGCCTCATAATACACGCATATAGCCATCGCGCCTTACGTATAGTACAgcgttattttttttaacaCTATAATCTTTTGGCTTTCTTCCATCGTTAAAGACCAACTGTTGTATGTCTACATTATGATACCGACGCGAAATGGCCGAGTAGTCTCTAAACTATAGTCAGCGTGGTGGTTGTACAGCCTTTTTCGAACATGGAAATAGCAATGGGTGATTGCTTCTATAAACTGCTGTCCATACAAATAGTGATAGTGTTTATTCTAACACATTCCCCAATGGCAGTTGCGCAAATGAGGTGGCTTGGAACAAATGATTAAGCTGTTTactcttttcttccttgCAGAAACCTGCATTGAAAAATCTTATTTTGGTCTCGGTAATCGATAATTTTAGGGTAAACGTTTTGATAGTTCCAAGCTGCTTAGCGACAGCCGACATCTCTATCTTTTGCAAATGTATTATTTAATATATTACGCCGATCTTGGGGTGTTTACTGGAGTTTGCCGTGTTGCGTCATTGTATGCAGTCTCGATGATATGGCCATCAAAGTTTCCTTGAGAGGGGCTTGAATCATATAACTCATCGGTCTACCCCCGAAATTAAGTTTGGGTAATGCGCAGCTTAATTTTGACAAAATAGGAAAGGAGGGAAACGCTTGGATTGATTGAAAGGTGTATCCAGGTTCAAAGGAGATACTCAAAATTCATTTTTTTACTGTCTGTACCCCCCATTATCGCGGCTACGACTCAAATATAGGCGAGCACATACCGAAGTAAAAGAACAATATAGCCTGGTCCATGTCAATTGCTATATGTATGCTGGAGCCTACCAATGGCGTTCTTTAGGGCGTTTCCCAAACGCCCGCATGCATAATAAATGTGCCTTCAATTTGAATTATTCAActatttttgaaaaataaaatgtcACAAAATAACATCTGTTAACCAAAACCTTTCCAGACACGCCAAAATAATCAGGTATACCGATTGGTTTTTGGCCAGAAATAAATTAAGCGATTTAAAATGGCTAAAAACATAATAATGTGTTTTGATGGGACGAAGGAAAACTTTGGGCCGCAGCCGTTTAGtaatgttttgaaactgtACCAAATGCTAGATGCAAGCAAACAATTGTGTTATTATCAACCAGGGATTGGCACTTCTGCAACATTTGATTCCGTGGAAAACTGGACAAGAAAATTGAGCTGGTCATGCACACGGAATGTTTTGGATTGTATGTTTGCCTTTTGCTTAGAGAAACATATCATTTCGGCGTATTTATTTTTGATGAAGCATTACAAAGATGGAGATTCAATTTACATGTTTGGATTCTCACGCGGAGCGTTTATTGCCAGAGTGTTGACAGGGATACTGGAAAGAGTGGGTTTATTGAATGTGGGTCTAGAAGAAATGGTCACCATGGCCTGGAAAATCTACGAGCAGTGGGAATTTGCAGAACAACCCATTCAACCAAATTACAGGAATACGTTGGTGCAAGAATTCGGCAGGATTTTTTGTCGTAGGTATCAAATTAAAATACATTTTCAGGGACTCTTTGATTCGGTGAATTCCGTCGGTTTATTTAGGGATCGGCTGTTTCCCTGCACCCAGCGGAGCAACATCGTGGGTCACATCAGGCACGCTTTAGCTTTGGATgagagaagaggaaagtttAAGCAAGTTTGCTTTGCACCGAATCCTTACAGACCAAACATTTGCACGTTAGATTACCACAGATATGAGATTAATAGAAGTGACCCTGCATTGAGATCGTTGGTTAACAACAGTCGTCGTAGTGAAAATCCACTGATAGGCTACACTATCCACAGAGGACAATGGGTCGGGAGCAACGGTGCGGTTTCTCCGATCAGTACTATCAGTGAAGGTTCAGATGGTCAGGAGTTACTATCACAAATCAACAAGTTCCTATCCCATTCTGGCGGGAAGTCAGTGAGAGATACAGAGTGTTCCCATCTTACCATTGAGGGGACCTTTGAGTTCCCCAAACTTACGTCTCCGGCAAGTGAATCAAAGGTACCAAGTCTTGGTAGTAGCCATTCGACGGTGACCCCTGATCTGGTTGAAAAATGGTTTCCAGGTGATCACTCAGACGTTGGAGGAGGTTGGTTAGATGATGGTGAAACTAATGCGAGTTTATCTGATTTGCCGCTACGTTGGATTTTATCCGAAGCGATAAAATATGGAGTACATTTCAGACCAGGTGCAATCCATGAGTTTGCTGAAAGGTATCCGTCCGTTAACAGTTTGTTTGCACCCCTGCATGACTACTTAGGTTACTGTACTTCAGACCACGGTACGATTCAGGTTTTGGATGATGATTCTGAAGATGTTAGAATCTCAAAGACCAACTTAAAAAGTAAACTCGAGCGGTACGTTAGGGTCGCAAGTCAATTAAACTTCAGCGTTCACGATTATTCCAAGAGCAAGTATACAGTACCGACTGGTCACATTACATGGTGGGAGACTTTTTTCTGGTGGTGTTTGGAAATGATACCACTCGGATTGAGAATCGAGAATTCGGAGGGGAAATGGAGAAACGTGTACGTCCCCAATTTTGGTAGGTCTCGGTGCATCCCCGAGTATGCGGAGGTCCATTGGTCTATTATTTGGAGGATAAAATTTGTTAATGAATATAGACCAAAGAATTTACCAGAGTATGTGAGGAGGGTTATTAAGCGGCAAAACAATATTGACCTATGTGAGATGAGGACCAAGGGGATATTTGTTAGGGAGCACGATATGCAATTGACAGAGAGGGGGGACACTGAAGACATAACAAACGAGTTCAGGGACGAGCTGAATTGTCAAGTTACTGAATGGGTAAACGACAACTGGCTGAACGTTCCTGACGATTTGGAGATCTTGCTAAGCAAGGATCCGACGTTATAATGCCGTACCGATTTTGAGTAAGTATTGTTTGTTTTTAGGTCATGGATCGGGTCTGTCGTGGAATAGtaaatataatataatatatatagatTATAAGAATAAATAATGGATTTCTCTTTTAGGTCTGATCGTTCAATTCTCAGCAAGGTGCGGGGAACTATCAACCAACAATGACTTTATCACCATCGAATTCATACTGTGGGATTTCCAAGTTCAATGGCGCTGGGCCCTTTCTAATTCTACCGGAGATATCGTAGTGAGAACCATGGCAGGGGCAGAACCAGCCACCGAAGTCACCGGACTCGCCAATGGGGACACATCCGAGATGAGTACATATCCCAAGCATAATCAACCACTCTGGTTTCTGTACTCTGTCCGCATCCGTCTGCGGGTCCTTCAACACGGACATCTCAACTGCGTTGGCCTCTTGAATCTCGTGCGGTGTTCTGTGTCTAATGAAGACCGGTTTACCTTGCCATTTGACAACGACGTTCTTACCCTCGGGGATCGCGTTCAACTCCACCTCAACCTTAGCCATCGCGAGAACATCCGCAGACGCGCTCATCGAAGAAATGAACGTCTCCACCGTGGATTTCGCACCAGCAGACGACAAAAGACCCAGCGAACCAACCATAAAATATGTGTACACTCTGGATCTATCGGAGGCGCCATCTTTCCTCAAAACATCGTCGAAGTTTGGCGTGCGGTACGTAGACTTGTTCGCAagactcgtcgtcgacaaCCGGGCAGTCCTCCCAACAGTCCTCAACGACGTGGCCCGTGAAGATTTTATTATCTGTGATAGCATGGTCAACTGGTTCCTCGAACAAACACGTAGCTAGCCTCCAGCTCACCCGACACCAGACCAGACTCGGTccgtcctcctctgcccTTCTCCCCCCAGGATCCTTTATTTTATATACAACGGTCACTGTTAACACCGAAAGAGACGATATTCACGTGACAGTTTCCGGATTCGGCAAAAATGCGATTTTGGTCCGTTCTGATTGGTCCGTCAGCGGTCGCTGGGTTCAACAGTGCAGTGGACAGTCTCTGGTGGCACTGGAGGGTCCCCGTGTACTCCCTGGAGGTGATGTGCTAGTATGTCTACCGGGAGGGTCAACTCTGCATGTCAAACGGGGGATTCAGTACGTTTTTTTGCCGTTTAGGATGGGGAGATGTCCAATTAAGGCCCTGGTGAGCTGCACACACGTACAGGAACACAAGCAGCATGTGCCCCGTCTGTAGATGTGAACGAGACCTTGCAGTAGTGGTCCGGTACAGAACCGGGTCTGGCAGATGAGGTAAGCAGCGACATCCGGAAAAACAAACGACTTTTTGTTTACATTTCGGAAAAACTGCAGATCTCGATGAGAAGGCACGCACTCATCTTATTGCAAGTATGTTCACGTTACTGATGGTAACAGCACAATCTCCCATCAGTTTGATGCTTCTCCAGATTGCACCCCATGTCTGATTCTACCTTTGAAGTCGAATTGCAATGTATGGTAAACGGTTGCGAGCCCGGAAATTCATCGCCAGACGGTGTAGTCTATTTGGACGGCATTGCCGTCTGTGAGGGGCCCACACTTGACGGGCTGCTGCTCGCTGGGTGCCAAACTGACGGGAACGcgtttcttgaaaaaatagaCCATTTTCTCCTCACGGGAGATTGCACTTTGAACTCGCTTGGAAGGATGGAACACAGGGGAGTGACAAGTTTTTGGACCTCCGGAGCGGGCACGGTGCGGTACGTTCACGAGTCAACTACTTACGAGTATAATGTGCACACACGTAATACCACTATGGTTAGCACAGAGTCTCCGGTTGATGCGAGATTGCCCCCCTGGATTGCCCAAGACACTTACAAACCAAAGTACTATAAGTACCATGAGAGTGGTAAAGTGTTGTTCGAAATACGGAGAGATCGCACCACGCAAGTGTTGGAGAAGAAGCCTAAAGATTGCACCGTTTACACTTTTGACTCCCATgtgaagaagttcaaagtgtACCCCTACCACAATGACCAGTGGACCCACTACGTGGTAGTCTTAACTAGGGGGACAGTAGAGGCGTCCTTTTTCAGTCCAGAACAAGGACTGTTTCCAATTGGATGTCTTCACACTGTATACCCAGCGATCTACGATATTCAATTTATGATTCAAGAGGGCAAAAATGATGACCTTCAAGTGTTACTATTCACCATTGATGGGAGGGTCTTGGTATACGATAAAGACCTTACCACACGGCACCTCGTTATCAGTTCACGAAAGGGAAAACTTTTATTCAAGGTCACAAACGACACAAAGAGTGTCTGCATACTCTACAATCGCGATGAACTGATTATCGTGCGGTCTACAAACTCAAAACATGATTCTTTTGCCGATATGAAAACATATTACAAAAGGGTAAGACTTCAAGTACGCCCGGTCTACGTTCGATACTGCGTTGATACTAAAgagttttttcttttagATGAGCAGGGAACTTTGCATTCCATTACCATAAGGGAAGGTGTTTTGGATCCTTCCAAACCGGCAAGAAGTCGATTTGATTTATCTTTAGCTATCCCCATCAAACTGATTGCTGTTGACTGTAATCCACGTTTGATAGTAGCAGTAACGAGAACGAAACAAAGCTTTCCGGACTTAATATTGTTTGATTCAGTTGGAATGAAAAAGTTATTCAAAACGACAGTTTGCAAAGCAAGATCCACTAATATACTTTTGGAATCGATCCCTACAGACTACGGCTTGAGTAAATCTTCTGCGTGCcaatattttgttttttacTTTATCAAGTTAGGCACACCTCAGCTAGCATTATTAAAATATAAAGGAGGGAAGATCCACATTCtctcaattgaagaaacgTCGTGTTTGGCTTCTTCTATTCTAGTGAATTCCATAgacaaaaataaaattgtCGTGCATCT
This DNA window, taken from Huiozyma naganishii CBS 8797 chromosome 7, complete genome, encodes the following:
- the KNAG0G00550 gene encoding uncharacterized protein (ancestral locus Anc_1.472), coding for MPFQEDFAVEQFMDRYETGISYNLGETCCHSLTLAEISQLSNDKPFQLDPDMRLTYGAIKGSKDLRTLIAGLYGVQFSADNVLVTNGAIGANFLLYYTLVGKGDHVICVHPTYSQLYSVPKMFGAEVTLLELSEKDSFLPNLDTLKKAIKSNTKLIIINNPNNPLGCVISDELLTSICELCKEKNVYLHCDEVYRPIFHSLPSGVTTPRSAAQIYDNAVVSGSMSKAFSLAGIRLGWIVSKNAKLLRDAASRRDYNTISVSMVDDAVAQYALKNCDAIVKRNYELCLENLKILDKFMDGNADIFQYVCKPQAGTVCLIKVSQIEDTLSFAKFLAEEYSVLTVPGETFDFPGTLRIGYANDTKDLQEGLPLLKSAYTNWLARETVDGN
- the BUD16 gene encoding putative pyridoxal kinase BUD16 (similar to Saccharomyces cerevisiae BUD16 (YEL029C); ancestral locus Anc_1.471); this encodes MPRLLATQSHVVHGYVGNKAATFPLQCLGWDVDCCNTVQFSNHTGYGMDKVFGTITTQDQLNQLLSGLFQEFSKDYDALLSGYLPNAESVECMGRHYSKFKRDNPNTLWLMDPVMGDEGELYVNEDVIPKYRELALSSDSGVDIITPNQFELEILCGKKINSLSDLQSALSFLHESIPIIIVTSCTPKIFNDDGYIYCVASMRNEQARIFHIPLIDSYFTGVGDLFSALIVDRVFKMLQNESSLPSFEDQINDVINVIQRVLHVTKALSSGDVKGKMGSVKGMKSAELKIIECRDLYDTTPLEKANFYSIINDQTFFHHKLE
- the KNAG0G00570 gene encoding uncharacterized protein (similar to Saccharomyces cerevisiae YEL023C; ancestral locus Anc_1.460), whose product is MAKNIIMCFDGTKENFGPQPFSNVLKLYQMLDASKQLCYYQPGIGTSATFDSVENWTRKLSWSCTRNVLDCMFAFCLEKHIISAYLFLMKHYKDGDSIYMFGFSRGAFIARVLTGILERVGLLNVGLEEMVTMAWKIYEQWEFAEQPIQPNYRNTLVQEFGRIFCRRYQIKIHFQGLFDSVNSVGLFRDRLFPCTQRSNIVGHIRHALALDERRGKFKQVCFAPNPYRPNICTLDYHRYEINRSDPALRSLVNNSRRSENPLIGYTIHRGQWVGSNGAVSPISTISEGSDGQELLSQINKFLSHSGGKSVRDTECSHLTIEGTFEFPKLTSPASESKVPSLGSSHSTVTPDLVEKWFPGDHSDVGGGWLDDGETNASLSDLPLRWILSEAIKYGVHFRPGAIHEFAERYPSVNSLFAPLHDYLGYCTSDHGTIQVLDDDSEDVRISKTNLKSKLERYVRVASQLNFSVHDYSKSKYTVPTGHITWWETFFWWCLEMIPLGLRIENSEGKWRNVYVPNFGRSRCIPEYAEVHWSIIWRIKFVNEYRPKNLPEYVRRVIKRQNNIDLCEMRTKGIFVREHDMQLTERGDTEDITNEFRDELNCQVTEWVNDNWLNVPDDLEILLSKDPTL
- the RIP1 gene encoding ubiquinol--cytochrome-c reductase catalytic subunit RIP1 (similar to Saccharomyces cerevisiae RIP1 (YEL024W); ancestral locus Anc_1.461), which codes for MLSQIIKSSRATSLRTVGRTARLSTTSLANKSTYRTPNFDDVLRKDGASDRSRVYTYFMVGSLGLLSSAGAKSTVETFISSMSASADVLAMAKVEVELNAIPEGKNVVVKWQGKPVFIRHRTPHEIQEANAVEMSVLKDPQTDADRVQKPEWLIMLGICTHLGCVPIGESGDFGGWFCPCHGSHYDISGRIRKGPAPLNLEIPQYEFDGDKVIVG
- the KNAG0G00590 gene encoding uncharacterized protein (similar to Saccharomyces cerevisiae YEL025C; ancestral locus Anc_1.464), which encodes MSDSTFEVELQCMVNGCEPGNSSPDGVVYLDGIAVCEGPTLDGLLLAGCQTDGNAFLEKIDHFLLTGDCTLNSLGRMEHRGVTSFWTSGAGTVRYVHESTTYEYNVHTRNTTMVSTESPVDARLPPWIAQDTYKPKYYKYHESGKVLFEIRRDRTTQVLEKKPKDCTVYTFDSHVKKFKVYPYHNDQWTHYVVVLTRGTVEASFFSPEQGLFPIGCLHTVYPAIYDIQFMIQEGKNDDLQVLLFTIDGRVLVYDKDLTTRHLVISSRKGKLLFKVTNDTKSVCILYNRDELIIVRSTNSKHDSFADMKTYYKRVRLQVRPVYVRYCVDTKEFFLLDEQGTLHSITIREGVLDPSKPARSRFDLSLAIPIKLIAVDCNPRLIVAVTRTKQSFPDLILFDSVGMKKLFKTTVCKARSTNILLESIPTDYGLSKSSACQYFVFYFIKLGTPQLALLKYKGGKIHILSIEETSCLASSILVNSIDKNKIVVHLVGNMVESYNFSESGSQHNKTLTKISPIAEKTHQKDMPFMTGAYMEDKDIVLINAFSGCQTGSSSDNHAAGNHPLNHFTQKRFLLNGIITKAAHKHVNDLETAVQYPHQGTYHEPCNGLDFAMITRGGNRQQSASKRTFVCMATSENCIIITVNEKEADSPLMSTFQPHLRVETPEAIVNVVPLPNGFVGSMFNGNQGAKRPLFLLFGEYGRIFLLATTVHGENNPSKCGKDGSLGSCLDTVSLGVSSSIHLRASPAAI